AATACTTAATTCCAGCATTGTAGCTATTTCCCTATTTGTATACTCCTTACTAATTAACTTAATTATCTTAATTTCCTTTTCTGAAAGATTTATTTTTATTAGTGAAGTCATATTTTATTGAGAGAAAAAGCTCTTTTGAACTATGTTATTTGCCATATGTTGAAATTCCGCTAATCAGACCCCACCTTACCCAACTAAATAACTATCTAAGGTATGCCGAACTAAAAGCTTCCTTCAATAAATCGAATAACTTTTTACCCATTGTAGCATCTAAGGATAGAGTTGTAATAATCCCAATGATTGATGAAACAAAAACACTATTCCAATCAAATTTATTTAATTTATCCAGCGATGAAATTAAATAATCAAGTCTAGAATTAACGATACTTTGCTCAAAGGTTCCAATATTTAACTCTAATTTTATTACTGGTCCAAGTTTTTCTAAAATCACTCTTATAGCGGTCTTTTCTTCAGTAGTAAAAAATCCAACATTAAAGTCATGATTAACAACAGTATACAGTTCCACTCTATTATTGATTTGCCAATAATCTGGTTCATCTTTCTCTGCCAAATAAGGTTCAACAACATGTTGTAGAAACCAATCAAAATCCTCAAGTACTTTAGAAAAACGGAAATACCCCTTTGTTGGTATAACTCCCGATTCTTCAAATAATAAATTAAACTTAGTATATCTATAGGTGAAGAAATTATAATCATCTGGTGAGCTCTGTATACTAAACTTTAAAGGAGAATTTCTTAGAAATATTGTAAATGTATCGATTCCTTTTATCTTGGTTTCTTCAACTTCAAATCGTTCTACGCCAAGAGTATCCTCTTCTAAAAGTTTGTATATGGTGTTCTTATATTTTTTAATCATTAGAAACAAATTTACTACACTATACTTCCTAATCTTGCACTTTTAACTCAAGAATACTTCATTGAAGTTCAAAGTTTATATAGTGGAAAAATCCCAATCGCTATAGAAATACTACAGGAAATATTCTCAGAAAAAAATAAAAAATAACAGCTACTATTATCTAATTTCGAATCTATTTTATAGCTTAATAATTTAAGCTGTAATTAATTAATTACAACTCTTTTCTTAAGAAAGTGTTTACCATCCGAAACAATTAGCTGATATACACCCTTTGTATATTCCCTGACATCCATTACATATTTGTAATTGATTTTTCTTTCTAAAACTAATTTCCCTGAGACATCATATAATTTCATTGAAAAAATCTCAGATGGGTTATTTGTAGTTACTACTAAATTTAATTTATCACTGGTTGGTGTTGGAAAAACATTTAAAGCCAAGTCAGTATTTAATTTAGAAGAAGTATTCGTCTCTCTTGCATTCTTGATTCTGTAGTTTTGTGCACAATTTGTATCACACTGCGAGTAATATATTGTTTTGTATTGTTGTATTGAATCATTGTATGAACGAACAAACACTTTCATATGGAATAATGAATCAATTTCAAATCCAATCGGTTCATCATTTCCAATCAACATGTCATTATAAACAGCCTTCCAATAACTATTCCCTGCAGTATCATATTTTATAGTCATAACATCAAAGTCAACCCCATTCCAACTTTTCCCAGTAACATAAATAAAATTATTATCGTCAATTAGGATTGCTTTAACTGAATCAGTTCCATTATTTCTACCATTAAAATCTTGTTCCCAAACAACTGAATTTATAAGGTCACCTTTCATTAAATGATAGTTATAAGAAACAGTGTCCAATACTGTTGATATTGAGTATTTATTTCCGGCATTATCGGTAACAAATTGTAGATTTGATGGCACCAAGGGTTCTTGCGATAAATATATAATTGTATCAATATTTGCTTGTGTATTTCCAATTGTTCTAAACTCTCTGTTACCAGTTGGTTGGATACCTGCGTAGTTATCAAATTCAAAAATACCGATATTGCCCGTTTTAAATAATTGCTCGGTTTCTATTTGAGTTATCCAGTTTTGTAAGAATTTTATCTGCTCTTCTTTTAATCTCAAACATGGTGCTATATTATTAAGCACATTTAAGGCTGCTTCATTATTACCAAGCAATCGATATGTTGTTGCCAAGTCAATAGAATAGTAAAATTCATTCATATCATCATCCTTTTCCCTACTATTTATAATCAATTTACTTTCTGCTTCAAGGATTTTTGTACAATACTCATTCTTTACATCCAATGTGCCAATTCTATCGTCTTTAATCATTAATCCGAATAATTCTTTCATCTTTAAATATGCAAATTCCGAATCCCAGTTTATTCTACTTTCTTCATATGTTGTTGAGGTATTAAAAATATCACTGAACATTTTGAAAGATGTAAAAATATTGTCACTATTTGATTCATCAATTGAAGTACTTAGCGCGGTTCTCAATGCATCATTCATTGGTGTATTCCAAAAATAATCGCTTTTTATTGGTGGACATTTAGGACAATAGTTTATGGGTAACCCACGTTCATTATATCCGATTTGTACAGAGCCTGGTTCATCAGCACAAGCAATATAATTCGGTGAGTCATCAATAATATTAATACGGCCTGTAGTAGGATTTCCAAGTAAGGAAATTAAAGTTAAATTGCTGGGCAAATTAGGTTTTGTTGAAGGGATTGGTTCATTCACCCATTTATTATTGTGTGCAGGAATAAATTTTTGTCCAGTTTGTGCATCAATACTAAATTTATCTACCACACCACTCATAACAGAACCCTGAGCTGAAACAGGATTATCTACAGTAAAGTCATTGAATCCATTTTCAAGAATTAATTGATTCGCAGAAACACAACTAATTCCACCTCCATCAGTTCTAAAGCTATTGTTTCCACCAAATCGATAACTTGAAGGACTGTTTATTATTGGGCTTACATTTAATGTAACGTTATTATACAAAAATAATGAGTTATTATTTGCTGTAATATTACTGCATTTCAGGTTAAGCAAACTTGTACCTTGGTATCTAATTCCTGTAGAATAATATCCGTTATTACTTTTCATAATATTGCAATTATTCAAATATGTAGTGGCGGTTCCTGCCGAGGAAATATTAATTGCATCATCATAAGTTCCACCAGCTTCTTTTATTGCAATATTTGTAAAATAACTTGGTGTACTTGCGCTAACACCTATTATTGGATAATGACAATCAATGAAGTCAATATTCTCCAACATTACACCTTTATCTTCATATTTGAAAGCATTCAAACACTGCTCAAAGCTACAATTATACATGCGCAACGTATTTGCGGTGCCCCAGAATAATGAAGCCCTTAATCCATTTTTTAATGCCTTAAAAGTTACATTTTCAATATGATGATTCGGTGCAGCACAAACCCAAAAACCATCACCCCCTCCACTTTGCCCTGCAATACTTGTTGCTTCGAGATTATCTAAACGATAGCTAGATGCCATCAACCAACTTGCATCTCTTCCAAATTCGAATAATCCATCTTTGATATTTTGCATTTTTAAATTATCATCGGCTTTCACATAGGTCTGCATTGCAACTTCTGCAATTTTATCTATTTTGCCGTTTCCTTGCAAAGTAATAGAGTTGCTTGCATCTCCATGTATGTTAATATCACCATTATTTATCCAGTTAAGTTTAAAACCTAAATAACCATCTCCACTAAAATGCAAATCTGCTTTTGGTTGAAGATTTATTATACCTCCAAATTGTAAGGTCGACTCCTCTCCTGTTAATAGAATGTGAGCGTTTTCAAAATAATTAAATGTATAATTATTCAAATAGACTTTACAATGTTCTATTTCAAGATATGCATCAGAATTGAGGTCAAATGTTCCTGCATTCAATTTAAAAACTCCTCCATTCGAGGCACTTCCTTTTCTTACTGAAACAGAAGTAAAACTTGGAATATCTATATTGCAATAACCTTGAACATCAAATAATGAATGCTCGCCTTGAAGTTTAATAGTAACATATGGTTCGATAATTAAATTCGCACCTGCCTCAATAATTATTTTTGAATAATCATTAATTATTACACTAGCCCCGGATGACAATTTTAATGTTGATCCACTCTTAACCCTTAGTAATCCTCGTTCTGATATCGATGTGTTTGAAGAATTACCTATTTCCAAACCATTTAACTCAATAGCTAATGTACTGTTATTGCATACATTCAAATCTGTTTGAACTGTTAGCTTTCCTATATTATCAACTAGTAAATTATGTGTTAGGTATTCTTCAATAGGTATATTTACATCCAGATATTCCGGAAATTTTCTTTTTAGGTTAACATGAGTAGAATGAATATTTTCATTAGTTGAATTTTGAGGATTGTCTATAAAATAGTTTGATGTGCATGAGCATGAACTATTAGTATATGCAGGGGTTGTGGGTAGTGATTTAAATGCTAATTGATATAAATTATACATCCACATATAATCATTACCATTATACTCTCCTCTCGTAAAACCACTTGGGCCAAAAGGATGAGACCATCTAGAATTTTCATCCCATTCACCTGTTATTAATGTGGGATCAATAGTACTAGCTGGACTATAATTGTGAGGGCCATCGCAAGGTGCACTATTGAGAATATTTAAATAAAAGGCTTGAGAGCGCAAAGGGGGTACATTATGAAGAACCGCATACGATAAATCAAAAATCCACATATCCCAATCATTAGACATTCTATCAATATTATAATGACTCCAACTATCTCCAGCTACAGCCAAAGACAATGCTAAATTTACATTGTAATCTGCATCCAAAAGACCACTCTGGAATTTATATGTAAATGCATCAAAACAGATTGTATATGGTATAGTTGGAAGCAAAGGAACAGCGGCAAAAGGTGGAAGAATAACGCACATTTTAGGAATATTTACCGGCACTATTCCACCAGGAAGTAAAGTTAAGTTTTGAAAATTTTGCCAGAAAGCAGTATTTACAATAGATAGAGGAACAGTAATGTCATGGGGAATCACACATGGTTTACCATCTCCTATATTATCATCAGCTTTGTGAATTATTCCAATTGTACCAGCATAATTATGAACATTTCCTGTAATAACATCGGCAGCTTTTGCAATTCCGTATGAAAATGGACGGGCTTCACTCCCTGATGGTTCCTTTTTACCCAAAACAGGATTAACTAAAACCCAATTTTCGATTACATCACAATTACTTGTTACTGTAAGTGTATTTGCAGGTAATCCTTGAAAAACAGTAAGCGAACCTGCTGTACCGATAGCAGGAGAAGTAACGCTTGGTATTGAAGGCGTAATATTAGTTTTTAAAACTCGATATTCTAGGCTATTCCACTGATAAATTGTAGTTAAGTACTGCATAAAGTGCTCTGTAATTTCCTTTATTTTGTCATCAATAAAAAATCCGGTATCAGTTGGTTTGGGCTTTACATAAACATGACCAACAAATTTTTTAATATGAACAAAACCTAACATTAATGCGATCATTTGATCTTGACTACAAGCATTCCCTTCTCTGGCTTGACCTCCATTTTCCGTAACGTTTTTTTGAGAATAATATGAAGAATACATTGCATCGAACCTGTCCCTTGGGTCGTTAGTCACTGGATATTCATCTGTCCAATTTTGAATCAACGTTTCATCAAAATCGTCCCTTAATAAAAAACCGTTAGCATCATCCAAAAGAGAAGGATTAAAATAAGCTTCTGCAGTCTTATCCAATCTATCCACAGCATTTATCGCGTAATATAATTCATTTAATGTTCCAGAACAATCTTTATTTTCATCATTCAATAGCTTGTATTCTGTTGCTAATACAGCAAGATAATCGCCTTGTTGAGCCATTGCATCCCCCATTCTTCTAAACCCATAATTAGGTGAATGCAAGGTCCAAGCAGGGGACCCACATTCTTGACCCAAACTTGTTGGATCTGCATCAATATTTGAAATATTAATTCCCATTCCTTTCAGAGGGCCAATGGAAACAAATTGGCTTTTAAACTTATTTCTATAATTCCAATACTTCATTAAGTTCTCATTTTCTGTCTGAGCTTGAGTATTCAAGAAATTAAATAAGCAAAGAATAAAATAGACCGACGAAATTACTTTAGTTTGAATTTTCATATTTTGGGTAGTTTATTGTTTAACATTATATCTAATTAAATTCCAAATCTTATTACTATCTAATATTTCCTTTCGAATAATTCCAATATTTTTTGCAATCCAAAAATTCGTTGGACTTTCGTTTTTTTCTGAAGCATTATGGTTGTCGAAAAATTTTGCAGTATTTTTATAAACTATTCCTTCGATTCTTATAGTATCATAAGAACCTTTATAATACACTTCTCCGGGTGAAGTCCAAGGGTTAATAAAGCTGCCTTCCTCAAAAATATTATACATTAAAAAAGTGGTACCATTATATCCATTTGGAGTCTGTTTTCTCCTTTCACGCCACGTTCCAACTTCCCCATTGCTCCCATAATAGCCGTAATCAATTTTATAGAAATATTGATCGCCATCAAAATAGCTATATAATGAATTAGAGTAGAATTGATAATCTCCCTCCTTAATTATTCCCCAACCCGGATTATGGTATATATAATTCGTATCATTAAAAACATATACACAGTCAAGTGAAGAACCAGCGCTATCTTTATAAATCCAATATGATCCCTTTTTAAAATATGAAAAAGACTGTAAGTCTTGGAAATTCCTACAAGGTATTACTTCATCATCTTCCTTTTTCTTTTTACAAGCAACTATAAGAAATAGGGAAAGAAATATTATATAAATAAAGTAATTCTTCATATTTGAGTTTTTTGAATATTGCTATTGCTCGTAATGATATTCTGTAACAATCGAATTAGTGTTAGTAAAAAAAACAGTGTTTTCAAGCCATAATTCCTTATTCTTTAACCTAAGGATTTTGTATCTATTGGTGCAACATGAGAATTTGAAATCAATATTTTCTTTATCAGATGTAAAGCTCCAATTACCATTTTCTTGATTAGATATAGCAGTTTTATAAGTGAATTTAAAAGTCCCATCTTTATTAATGTCCAATTTTTCAACTGTTAAAAATTGCGTACTTAAACCATCTTGTTCTTGAGACTTTAATATCCAATTTCCCACGATTCTTGATTTTTTTGTTCGCAAACTTAAAACTGGACCATCATCATATTTTTTACATGAACAAATACAGGCAATTAGTATCAGGAAAAATATAAATGAACTATTTTTCATTTGAAAAACAATTAATTTTTTTTGCATTTAATTTGCTATTTTATTTCATTAGTGTCCCGTTTAAATAATAATTAGTTCTTTGAAATTATTGATAGACAAAGGTTGTAGGCTTTTTTAGAGCCGTGACGATTTAAAATTGATTCGTAGCTTTTACCGAAAATATGGTATGGGTCATGGAAAATATGTCTTTTCACAAGTTTGTGAATTTCTTCCAGCAAGATTGTTTGATAAACACGTTGCTAATTTTGAAGGAAATAATAAAGTAAGACACTTCACTTGCTGGAATCAAATGCTTTGTATGATGTTTGGTCAACTAAGCAATCGCGAAAGCTTAAGAGATTTGATGGTTTGCATCGAAGCTCATTCGACAAAATATTATCGTCTTGGTTTCGGTAAAAATGTATCTCGCTCCAATCTTTCCAGAGCAAACGAAAATCGTGATTATAGAATTTACGAACAGTTCGCTTATGAGATGATTGCTATTGCTCGTGAGTGCTGTAAAGACGATAGCGATTTTCATCTCAACATAAAAAGTAATGTTTATGCTTTTGACTCAACCCTCATTGATTTATGTCTAAATGTATTTTGGTGGGCAACATTCCGAAAAGCTAAGGGAGCCATAAAACTTCATACTCTTTACGATGTAAAAACCTCTATTCCATCCTTTGTGCATATCACTGCTGGTGATGTACACGATATAAATGGGTTAGATGCCTTGGTATACGAGGCAGGCGCTTACTATATATTGGATCGAGGATACGTTGATTTTGACCGGCTTTATAACATACATCAGCATCATGCATTTTTTGTGACTAGAGCTAAAAAGAATGCTCAACTTACAAGAATTTACTCTTCCAAGGTAAATAAAAAAGCAGGCATTAGATGTGATCAAATAGTAAAGTTGTCCGGGTTTTATGCTAAACAAAATTATCCTGAACAAATCAGAAGAATTAAATTTTACGACAAAGAACAAGAACGTTCGTTTGTATTTTTAACAAATAACCTAACTCTTAAAGCCATTGATATTGCTGATCTGTATAAATATAGATGGAAAGTAGAATTGTTTTTCAAATGGATTAAGCAGCATCTAAAAGTAAAATCTTTTTGGGGCGTTTCTGCAAATGCAGTTAAAACTCAAATCCATATTGCAATTATAACTTACACATTGGTAGCAATCATTAAAAGCAAACTTAAATTAAATCGTTCCACTTACGAAATCCTACAAATATTGGGAGTATCACTTTTGGATAAAACCCAGTTAAATCAGCTACTTGCTGAATCTGTCTATCAAGATGTCAAAGAACAAATATGTAATCAGTTAAAAATCAATCTAATCTAACAGGACACTATTGATTTTATTTATCAAAAAAGTATTGATACAAAATTAACTTCGCCATTCAACTCTGTCAATACTCAAAAAGGATGATATTTGATTGATTCCAAAAAAAGTGCGTGGAAATAACTTGGAAAGAAAAAATGGGTAGTTCTTGTCATGTAGTTTGGTTTTAAAAATTAAAACTCCAACCTTACATTTTTCACTCAATTATTTTGGTGAAAATCACTCTAAGTATAAAGCCCAAATAAAATTCTTTTGGGGGATGAATTATTTGACGGTGTTAATTAAAGAAAAATAAATTGAAATGTCAATCCGTATTTCTACGGAAAATGCAATTATTTTTGAGACGCCTTCAAACCAATGGCAGAAAGGCATTAAACAAATTATTTGCATTTTCTGCAAATTTTCGTTTTAATTTTTTTCGTCAGATTTCAAAAATCACAGCTGAAAACTTGCTTTTTTTGTGCTTTATGGAAATTACAATGTTTGGTGATTTTTACTCTTCAAATGAAACTACCATAATTGGTGAATTTGAAAATATCAAAGAATTAAATCAGAGCCTTATTTGTGATCCATCGGAATTAAAGGAACAAGTGCTCTAATTAAATGGAGGCTTGAAGGAAAAATTGGGCTACTGAAATTATCGGATGATGCTGAATAAATAATAAACACTTTGCATGTTTAAAATGAAACAGAGAAAAGTTAAATCGCAATAACTCTTTCATCAATCCAATACTTAATCCCTGTATTCCCATACCTGTTCTTGCTACAAATTGCAAACCTTTTATTCTCAATGATTGATGTTTCAATATTAACCCCAGCGTCAAAAGCTGCCATCGTCCCGCCTCTCATTTGACCAGAGGATGTTAACTGAAAAATAGAAATGAAAATTGTTTTAGGAAAGGCAATCCTCAATTTGTCAAATTCTGCAATATCAGCATTGAGCTTGCCCCAACTATCAATTACAATTACATCGAAACTACTTGCAAACTTTTGTATATCCTGAAGCGTTGCTTGGTCATTAATTTTAAATTTTTCAGAAGCCTGTAATTTGTATTTTTCTATTTTTTGAAGGGTAAGGTTTGTAATTCCTTCCTCTATTGAGAAATAAGCAACCGAAAAATCAAGTTCTATGAATTTACTAATTAGGTCAAAGCACAAGTAAGTTTTACCGCTTCCGGGTTTTCCGGTGAGTGTGATAGCACACTTATCCATTTCTAGTAAGCCTATAAAATCGCCTAATGCGCCTGAAAACTGTACCCTTCCCGCAAAATTAATGCTTTGAACATCTTTGGCCTTAACAAATCCATCCTTATCCTTTATTTGAGCCAGCTCTTTGATTGAATTACTGCGTATAATTTCCTCTTCTAAAGCAAGGCACTTCTGTTTTAGCTTTTCAACAGCGGCTTCGTTCACTTTAATGTCTGAAAAAACAAGCGGATTAAATAAAACGCGATTTAGCTCAGTGTTTATTTTACCAATTTTAGCATCAATGGATTTAATCATCCCAGAATAATCCTGCCGACTTGAATCGCCTTCAAAAAGGTTATCAAGGATAATTCCTCCGAAAAAACCTAAAAGCTTTTCATGCGTTGTTTGACCTATTTCAAGAACTTTACTTGCATAAGAGCTTTTGTTTTTAATCGACAATTCATATTGAATTTTAGCTCGTTGATTTTGCAATTCAAGCTTTTCTTTGATTAGCACTATATCTTTTAGCTCTTTCGCATCTTTTACCTTTTTGTAATTGGCGGCCAAATTCTGAAGGTGCAAAAGAGTCTGCTCTTCATTTTGCAATAAAATCTTTGTCTTTTCTAGTTCTATTTCAGCTATACTTTGCTCAATAGGCACTTTTTCCGTAACCGTTACGGATTTCTTTCTATTTGCACTTACTCTGCACCTGTCGGAACAGAAGGCTGCTCTTATGTTTTTAGCAATAAATCGTTTATTGCAATTTAGGCAGGTCTTTGAATGATTTTTAGCCATGTTGTTACGCGAATTACATTTTTTGATACGGAAATTAAAATTCGGTTACAGAAATAATCGGCAATTTGTAACGCAAACTTTAATCAAAGATACTATTATTTAATAATTATGTAACTTTACATAATTATTAAATATACTTGTACTATATTTGTATTTATACCAACCTAATTAAACATATAATC
The sequence above is a segment of the Bacteroidota bacterium genome. Coding sequences within it:
- a CDS encoding T9SS type A sorting domain-containing protein; its protein translation is MKIQTKVISSVYFILCLFNFLNTQAQTENENLMKYWNYRNKFKSQFVSIGPLKGMGINISNIDADPTSLGQECGSPAWTLHSPNYGFRRMGDAMAQQGDYLAVLATEYKLLNDENKDCSGTLNELYYAINAVDRLDKTAEAYFNPSLLDDANGFLLRDDFDETLIQNWTDEYPVTNDPRDRFDAMYSSYYSQKNVTENGGQAREGNACSQDQMIALMLGFVHIKKFVGHVYVKPKPTDTGFFIDDKIKEITEHFMQYLTTIYQWNSLEYRVLKTNITPSIPSVTSPAIGTAGSLTVFQGLPANTLTVTSNCDVIENWVLVNPVLGKKEPSGSEARPFSYGIAKAADVITGNVHNYAGTIGIIHKADDNIGDGKPCVIPHDITVPLSIVNTAFWQNFQNLTLLPGGIVPVNIPKMCVILPPFAAVPLLPTIPYTICFDAFTYKFQSGLLDADYNVNLALSLAVAGDSWSHYNIDRMSNDWDMWIFDLSYAVLHNVPPLRSQAFYLNILNSAPCDGPHNYSPASTIDPTLITGEWDENSRWSHPFGPSGFTRGEYNGNDYMWMYNLYQLAFKSLPTTPAYTNSSCSCTSNYFIDNPQNSTNENIHSTHVNLKRKFPEYLDVNIPIEEYLTHNLLVDNIGKLTVQTDLNVCNNSTLAIELNGLEIGNSSNTSISERGLLRVKSGSTLKLSSGASVIINDYSKIIIEAGANLIIEPYVTIKLQGEHSLFDVQGYCNIDIPSFTSVSVRKGSASNGGVFKLNAGTFDLNSDAYLEIEHCKVYLNNYTFNYFENAHILLTGEESTLQFGGIINLQPKADLHFSGDGYLGFKLNWINNGDINIHGDASNSITLQGNGKIDKIAEVAMQTYVKADDNLKMQNIKDGLFEFGRDASWLMASSYRLDNLEATSIAGQSGGGDGFWVCAAPNHHIENVTFKALKNGLRASLFWGTANTLRMYNCSFEQCLNAFKYEDKGVMLENIDFIDCHYPIIGVSASTPSYFTNIAIKEAGGTYDDAINISSAGTATTYLNNCNIMKSNNGYYSTGIRYQGTSLLNLKCSNITANNNSLFLYNNVTLNVSPIINSPSSYRFGGNNSFRTDGGGISCVSANQLILENGFNDFTVDNPVSAQGSVMSGVVDKFSIDAQTGQKFIPAHNNKWVNEPIPSTKPNLPSNLTLISLLGNPTTGRINIIDDSPNYIACADEPGSVQIGYNERGLPINYCPKCPPIKSDYFWNTPMNDALRTALSTSIDESNSDNIFTSFKMFSDIFNTSTTYEESRINWDSEFAYLKMKELFGLMIKDDRIGTLDVKNEYCTKILEAESKLIINSREKDDDMNEFYYSIDLATTYRLLGNNEAALNVLNNIAPCLRLKEEQIKFLQNWITQIETEQLFKTGNIGIFEFDNYAGIQPTGNREFRTIGNTQANIDTIIYLSQEPLVPSNLQFVTDNAGNKYSISTVLDTVSYNYHLMKGDLINSVVWEQDFNGRNNGTDSVKAILIDDNNFIYVTGKSWNGVDFDVMTIKYDTAGNSYWKAVYNDMLIGNDEPIGFEIDSLFHMKVFVRSYNDSIQQYKTIYYSQCDTNCAQNYRIKNARETNTSSKLNTDLALNVFPTPTSDKLNLVVTTNNPSEIFSMKLYDVSGKLVLERKINYKYVMDVREYTKGVYQLIVSDGKHFLKKRVVIN
- a CDS encoding IS4 family transposase, producing MGHGKYVFSQVCEFLPARLFDKHVANFEGNNKVRHFTCWNQMLCMMFGQLSNRESLRDLMVCIEAHSTKYYRLGFGKNVSRSNLSRANENRDYRIYEQFAYEMIAIARECCKDDSDFHLNIKSNVYAFDSTLIDLCLNVFWWATFRKAKGAIKLHTLYDVKTSIPSFVHITAGDVHDINGLDALVYEAGAYYILDRGYVDFDRLYNIHQHHAFFVTRAKKNAQLTRIYSSKVNKKAGIRCDQIVKLSGFYAKQNYPEQIRRIKFYDKEQERSFVFLTNNLTLKAIDIADLYKYRWKVELFFKWIKQHLKVKSFWGVSANAVKTQIHIAIITYTLVAIIKSKLKLNRSTYEILQILGVSLLDKTQLNQLLAESVYQDVKEQICNQLKINLI